The Trichosurus vulpecula isolate mTriVul1 chromosome 3, mTriVul1.pri, whole genome shotgun sequence genome includes a window with the following:
- the LOC118844211 gene encoding LOW QUALITY PROTEIN: zinc finger protein 585B-like (The sequence of the model RefSeq protein was modified relative to this genomic sequence to represent the inferred CDS: substituted 3 bases at 3 genomic stop codons) translates to MLYRDVMLENYRNLVSLGFAVSKPDVIYQLERKGASWMPEADIPRSSCPEGREFTGDKPLECNEYGKAFWSKEHLGLHHRIYTEEKPYECSECGKAFRTKIKLGVHHRIHTGEKPYECSECGKAFGDKTKLGVHHRIHTGEKPYECSECGKAFRENSSLSVHQRIHTGEKPYECSECGKAFRDKGGLRVHHRTHTGEKPYECSQCGKAFRSKSQLTVHQRIHTGEKPYECSECGKAFKGKAELKVHKNVHTGEKPYECSECSKAFRKKAQLTVHQRIRIGEKPYQCSECGKAFCIKKELRVHHRVHTGEKPYECSQCGKAFRNKTKLGVHHRIHTGEKPYECSECGKAFRDKGELRVHHRIHTGEKPYECSECGKAFRNRTKLTVHQRIHTGEKPYECSQCGKAYKRNSELKVHQRIHTGEKPYECSECGKAFRDKGELRVHHRIHTGEKPYECIECGKAFRDNSNLTVHHXIHTGEKPYECSECGKVFRYRSGLTGHQRIHAGEKPYECSECGKSCRNKGELTVHQRTHTGEKPYECNECGKAYKSNTALTVHQKIHTGEKSXEYSECGXAFRRKTELRVHRRTHTGEKPYECSECGKAFRDKRGVRI, encoded by the exons ATGTTGTACagggatgtgatgctggagaattaTAGGAACTTGGTGTCTTTGG GATTTGCAGTTTCCAAACCAGATGTGATCTACCAGTTGGAAAGGAAGGGAGCATCTTGGATGCCAGAGGCAGATATTCCCAGAAGCAGCTGTCCAG AGGGCAGAGAATTCACTGGAGATAAACCTcttgaatgtaatgaatatggGAAGGCCTTCTGGAGCAAGGAGCATCTTGGTTTGCATCACCGAATTTATACTgaagagaaaccatatgaatgtagtgaatgtgggaaggccttcaggacTAAAATAAAACTTGGAGtccatcacagaattcatactggagagaaaccttatgaatgtagtgaatgtgggaaggccttcggGGATAAAACAAAACTTGGAGtccatcacagaattcatactggagagaaaccttatgaatgtagtgaatgtgggaaggccttcagggaAAACTCAAGTCTTAgtgtgcatcagagaattcatactggagagaaaccttatgaatgtagtgaatgtgggaaggccttcagggaTAAGGGAGGCCTTAGAGTCCATCAcagaactcatactggagagaaaccttatgaatgtagtcaatgtgggaaggccttcagatcTAAGTCACAGCTTactgtgcatcagagaattcatactggagagaaaccttatgaatgtagtgaatgcgGCAAGGCCTTCAAGGGGAAGGCAGAACTTAAAgtccataaaaatgttcatactggagagaaaccttacgaATGTAGTGAATGCAGCAAGGCCTTCAGGAAGAAGGCGCAACTTACAGTCCATCAGAGAATTCGTattggagagaaaccttatcaaTGTAGTGAATGCGGGAAGGCCTTCTGTATTAAGAAGGAACTTAGAGTTCATCACCgggttcatactggagagaagccttatgaatgtagtcaatgtgggaaggccttcaggaataaaacaaaacttggagtccatcacagaattcatactggagagaaaccttatgaatgtagtgaatgtgggaaggccttcagggaTAAGGGAGAACTTAGAGtccatcacagaattcatactggagagaaaccttatgaatgtagtgaatgtgggaaggccttcaggaaTAGAACAAAACTTACAgtccatcagagaattcatactggagagaaaccttatgaatgtagccAATGCGGGAAGGCCTACAAGAGAAACTCAGAACTTAAAgtccatcagagaattcatactggagaaaaaccttatgaatgtagtgaatgtgggaaggccttcagggaTAAGGGAGAACTTAGAGtccatcacagaattcatactggagagaaaccttatgaatgtatcgaatgtgggaaggccttcagggaTAACTCAAATCTTACTGTGCATCAttgaattcatactggagagaaaccttatgaatgtagtgaatgtgggaaggtcTTCAGATATAGGTCAGGTCTTACTGggcatcagagaattcatgctggagagaaaccttatgaatgtagtgaatgtgggaagtcCTGCAGAAATAAGGGAGAACTTACAGTccatcagagaactcatactggagagaaaccttatgaatgtaatgaatgtgggaaggcctacAAGAGTAACACAGCACTTACAgtgcatcagaaaattcatactggagagaaatcttAGGAATATAGTGAATGTGGATAGGCCTTCAGGAGGAAGACAGAACTTAGAGTTCATCggagaactcatactggagagaaaccttatgaatgtagtgaatgtgggaaggccttcagggaTAAGAGAGGAGTTAGAATCTAG